In the Candidatus Bathyarchaeia archaeon genome, one interval contains:
- a CDS encoding aminotransferase class I/II-fold pyridoxal phosphate-dependent enzyme encodes DSLQYQARGNIITARTFSKIHGLAGLRIGYAVSSPEVIELMNKVREPFNVNSLAQVAALAALDDEEYLAWVREMTEAGKSQLYRGLEELGIAYVPSAANFVLIELGPKAKEICDELLRAGIVVRYMGPWGLPGHARVTVGRREENEAFLRELGAAIRRAEAGGGS; translated from the coding sequence GATTCGCTTCAATACCAAGCGAGGGGGAACATCATAACGGCGAGGACCTTCTCAAAGATCCATGGCCTAGCGGGCCTCAGGATAGGCTACGCCGTTTCATCGCCCGAGGTCATAGAGTTGATGAATAAGGTCAGGGAGCCCTTCAACGTAAATTCGCTGGCCCAAGTCGCCGCCTTGGCCGCCTTGGACGACGAAGAGTATTTGGCTTGGGTCAGGGAGATGACCGAGGCCGGAAAATCCCAATTGTATCGCGGCCTTGAGGAGCTTGGCATAGCCTATGTGCCCAGCGCGGCCAATTTCGTCCTGATCGAGCTCGGGCCAAAGGCGAAGGAGATCTGCGATGAGCTCCTGAGGGCGGGCATAGTGGTGCGCTATATGGGCCCTTGGGGCCTCCCGGGGCACGCTAGGGTGACCGTGGGCAGGAGGGAGGAGAACGAGGCCTTCCTGAGGGAGCTCGGCGCGGCAATTCGCAGGGCAGAGGCCGGCGGTGGATCCTGA
- a CDS encoding CDP-2,3-bis-(O-geranylgeranyl)-sn-glycerol synthase — MAAAIGYEDALWALYFIIPAYSSNSLPTIFKGGPPIDGGRIFIDGKRIFGPSKTLRGLLGGLLGGSLFGLLESALLGWELLPFALLVSAGSLLGDLLGSFLKRRLGLPPGSPAPLLDQLDFVLGGLALSCPLYGIPLGSIAILLAITPPIHLLANLLAYRAGLKDRPW, encoded by the coding sequence ATGGCCGCAGCGATAGGCTACGAGGACGCCCTATGGGCCCTATACTTCATAATCCCCGCCTATTCCTCGAACTCCCTCCCGACGATCTTCAAGGGCGGCCCGCCAATAGATGGCGGAAGGATATTCATAGATGGGAAGAGGATCTTTGGCCCCAGCAAGACCTTAAGGGGGCTCCTCGGCGGCCTCCTTGGGGGCTCCCTCTTCGGCCTTTTGGAATCCGCCCTGCTCGGTTGGGAGCTCCTCCCCTTCGCCCTACTGGTCTCGGCGGGATCCCTCCTCGGGGACCTCTTGGGATCCTTCCTCAAGAGGCGCTTGGGCTTGCCCCCGGGATCCCCGGCGCCCCTCTTGGATCAACTGGATTTCGTTCTGGGGGGCTTGGCCCTTTCGTGCCCGCTCTACGGGATCCCGCTGGGCTCGATAGCCATACTCTTGGCGATAACCCCGCCGATCCACCTCTTGGCCAATCTTCTGGCATATAGGGCTGGGCTCAAGGATCGGCCTTGGTAG
- a CDS encoding aminotransferase class I/II-fold pyridoxal phosphate-dependent enzyme, which translates to MERAGALGLRVKPELRDLEVYKPGKPIEEVKRELGLREVVKLASNENPFGPSPRALEALMEALPNINRYPEGGCYYLRKRLSEKLGVGEDRLIFGNGSDELIVMAIRAFADKGDEILTATPTFLIYRIAAKAEGLKVKEVPLRGYRYDLEAMASQIGPRTRLIFISNPNNPTGTYVSKGEVEAFLDSVPSDCLVFFDEAYFEYAHRDG; encoded by the coding sequence TTGGAGCGTGCTGGAGCTTTGGGGCTAAGGGTGAAGCCGGAGCTGAGGGATCTCGAGGTCTACAAGCCCGGGAAGCCCATAGAGGAGGTCAAAAGGGAGCTCGGCCTTAGGGAGGTCGTGAAGCTCGCCTCGAATGAGAATCCCTTCGGGCCATCGCCGAGGGCCTTGGAGGCCCTTATGGAGGCCCTGCCCAACATCAACCGGTATCCCGAGGGCGGCTGCTATTACTTGCGGAAGCGCCTCTCGGAGAAATTGGGCGTCGGCGAGGATAGGCTGATCTTCGGGAACGGCTCGGACGAGCTGATAGTCATGGCCATAAGGGCCTTCGCTGATAAGGGCGACGAAATCCTAACGGCCACCCCCACGTTCCTAATATATAGGATAGCCGCCAAGGCCGAGGGGCTCAAGGTGAAGGAGGTCCCGCTGAGGGGCTATAGGTACGATCTGGAGGCGATGGCCTCCCAAATAGGGCCGAGGACCCGCTTGATATTCATCTCCAACCCGAACAACCCGACCGGGACGTATGTTTCGAAGGGCGAGGTGGAGGCGTTCCTCGATTCCGTCCCAAGCGATTGCCTCGTCTTCTTCGATGAGGCCTATTTCGAATACGCCCATAGGGATGG
- the mobB gene encoding molybdopterin-guanine dinucleotide biosynthesis protein B translates to MPNARERSIDPLGARLPKIAVIGRKKTGKTSVVEALIRELRRRGHRPAAVKHIPEEGFSIDRPGTDTWRHSAAGAEVTIAASEGQTALIVNRGMEIASLEALASALGADSMILEGFSSKVLEDEGVGKIICAAGADDAEHFSTKAKGELIGVYYQGPGSADALDGLINGAISFISRERARLAAKALLPGLDCGRCEWGSCDRMAWAISEGRADAGNCELIRSKPSLRAEIIVGGAEVPIQRFVSEIIRASVLGMISKLKGVSIRGDESIRIEVIGRDGG, encoded by the coding sequence ATGCCCAATGCCCGGGAGCGATCGATCGATCCCCTCGGGGCCCGGTTGCCCAAGATAGCCGTGATCGGTAGGAAGAAGACTGGGAAGACGTCGGTCGTGGAGGCATTGATTCGAGAGCTCAGGAGGCGCGGCCATAGGCCCGCGGCCGTTAAGCATATCCCCGAGGAGGGCTTCTCGATCGATAGGCCTGGGACGGATACTTGGAGGCACTCCGCCGCCGGGGCAGAGGTTACGATAGCCGCTTCCGAGGGCCAAACGGCCCTAATAGTGAACAGGGGGATGGAGATCGCCTCCTTGGAGGCGCTGGCATCGGCCCTCGGGGCCGATTCGATGATATTGGAGGGTTTTTCCTCGAAGGTCCTCGAGGATGAGGGCGTTGGGAAGATAATCTGCGCCGCTGGGGCCGACGATGCCGAGCATTTTTCGACCAAGGCCAAGGGCGAGCTGATAGGCGTATATTACCAAGGGCCCGGCTCGGCCGATGCCCTAGATGGCCTGATCAATGGGGCGATTTCCTTCATATCTCGGGAAAGGGCCAGATTGGCAGCGAAGGCCTTGTTGCCCGGCTTGGATTGCGGGAGATGCGAATGGGGATCCTGCGATCGGATGGCTTGGGCCATCTCGGAGGGGAGGGCCGATGCGGGGAATTGCGAGCTCATAAGGTCCAAGCCCTCCCTGAGGGCCGAGATAATCGTCGGCGGCGCCGAGGTCCCGATCCAAAGGTTCGTCTCCGAGATCATAAGGGCCTCCGTGCTCGGGATGATATCGAAGCTGAAGGGTGTTTCGATAAGGGGCGATGAATCGATCAGGATAGAGGTCATCGGCCGGGATGGCGGTTAG
- a CDS encoding ATPase domain-containing protein, whose product MEEVRRISTGCRALDDLMGGGYPVGRLSLIYGEASSGKTTLALMASAEQARRRLKVLYIDSDGCFSCERFLQLAGDPGSLEMVFVSSPSNFWDQNGLILNLEAFLMASAGLVVVDSITALYRLALGSGGDAVALNKGLSKQLAYLKGLSRARGLPILITSQVRWSGGDSAEPVAKRILEYWSDAIIGLRRSQGGLREVSILRNPGSKGSGRGLFSIEEGGFAALRGPIPF is encoded by the coding sequence TTGGAAGAGGTCCGAAGGATAAGCACCGGCTGCCGCGCCCTCGACGACCTCATGGGCGGGGGATACCCGGTTGGGCGCCTGAGCTTGATCTATGGGGAGGCCTCGAGCGGCAAGACCACGTTGGCCCTCATGGCGAGCGCCGAGCAGGCGAGGAGGCGGCTCAAGGTCCTCTACATAGATTCGGACGGATGTTTCTCCTGCGAGAGGTTCCTCCAATTGGCCGGAGATCCAGGATCCTTGGAAATGGTCTTCGTCTCCTCACCATCTAATTTCTGGGATCAGAACGGGCTCATCCTGAACTTGGAGGCGTTCCTCATGGCCAGCGCTGGCCTCGTGGTTGTGGATTCAATAACGGCCTTATACAGGCTCGCCCTTGGATCCGGCGGAGATGCGGTCGCGTTGAACAAGGGGCTGTCGAAGCAGCTGGCATATCTGAAGGGGTTATCGAGGGCTAGGGGCTTGCCGATCCTGATAACCTCCCAAGTCAGATGGTCTGGCGGGGATTCGGCCGAGCCGGTGGCCAAGAGGATATTGGAATATTGGTCCGATGCGATCATAGGCTTGAGGAGGTCCCAAGGCGGCCTCAGGGAGGTATCGATTCTCAGGAATCCGGGCTCAAAGGGCTCCGGGAGGGGCCTCTTCTCAATTGAGGAGGGGGGATTCGCCGCGCTCCGTGGCCCAATCCCTTTTTAA
- a CDS encoding Clp1/GlmU family protein produces the protein MGLGNGVKGSLEGGAIFDFKAGEFAILLGPALARLKSGSAEAFGAILDPGRQILVRSGNSLPMAFREDSLLWVRLGEGGELRKVPEDPIPRSWRGALEAVWNADGGAVLVIGGPDSGKNAFCIMAANGLIERAGGALIIDADVGQCEIGPPGTICASWARAAVSSLSELSADLSIFIGRVSPQGVEDRIIAGMGRLIERLAQGSPAIVNTDGWLEGDGLPYKARMVEGLRPSLVVGIGDLEGLEGMISAPLIHVDAPEMARAKPRGDRRAHRRARFRRALSPGSIREFGLASVELRGFQGKVPENTLLGLEDKEGFLLGLGLLKGLDKSRGTLKAYTGYGGPVAIIEAGGMRVSEEGDEL, from the coding sequence TTGGGCCTTGGTAATGGCGTCAAGGGCTCCCTTGAGGGAGGAGCGATCTTCGATTTCAAGGCCGGGGAGTTCGCGATTCTCTTGGGCCCTGCGCTCGCCCGACTAAAATCCGGATCGGCCGAGGCTTTTGGAGCGATCTTGGATCCGGGGAGGCAGATCCTAGTAAGGTCTGGGAACAGCCTCCCAATGGCCTTCAGGGAGGATTCGCTCCTATGGGTGAGGCTGGGGGAAGGTGGGGAGCTGAGGAAGGTTCCGGAGGATCCGATACCCCGCTCCTGGAGGGGTGCCCTCGAAGCCGTATGGAATGCGGATGGCGGAGCGGTCCTCGTCATTGGGGGGCCAGATTCAGGGAAGAACGCCTTTTGCATAATGGCCGCCAATGGGCTTATCGAGAGGGCGGGCGGGGCATTGATCATCGATGCGGATGTTGGCCAATGCGAGATCGGCCCTCCCGGGACGATCTGCGCCTCTTGGGCGAGGGCGGCCGTGAGCTCGCTCTCGGAGCTCTCCGCCGACCTATCCATTTTCATAGGCCGCGTCAGCCCCCAAGGGGTCGAGGATAGGATAATAGCTGGGATGGGGAGGTTGATCGAGAGGCTAGCCCAAGGCTCCCCGGCCATCGTTAACACGGATGGATGGCTGGAGGGGGATGGCCTCCCCTATAAGGCTAGGATGGTCGAGGGGCTGCGGCCGAGCCTAGTGGTTGGCATCGGGGATCTCGAGGGCCTCGAGGGCATGATATCCGCCCCGCTGATACATGTGGATGCGCCGGAGATGGCTAGGGCCAAGCCTAGGGGGGATAGGCGGGCCCATAGGAGGGCTAGGTTCCGGAGGGCGCTCTCCCCGGGCTCCATCAGGGAGTTCGGCCTCGCCTCGGTGGAGCTTAGGGGCTTTCAAGGAAAGGTCCCGGAGAATACCCTGCTAGGTCTAGAGGATAAGGAGGGGTTCCTCCTCGGGCTCGGCCTCCTGAAGGGCTTGGATAAATCCCGAGGCACCCTCAAGGCTTATACTGGGTACGGAGGGCCCGTCGCCATAATAGAGGCCGGGGGGATGAGGGTTTCGGAGGAGGGGGATGAGCTTTAG
- a CDS encoding DUF2283 domain-containing protein: protein MNEYRISYDHGSDTLYVRVREGRVAESDEVDDGIIVDYDEGGNIVRIEVLGFLERKMDLNELVTRGLKVLIKA from the coding sequence ATGAATGAGTATAGGATCAGCTACGATCATGGGTCGGATACGCTTTATGTTAGGGTCCGCGAGGGCAGAGTCGCCGAAAGCGATGAGGTCGATGATGGGATCATAGTGGATTATGATGAGGGGGGGAACATCGTGAGGATAGAGGTCTTGGGGTTCTTGGAGAGGAAAATGGATCTCAACGAGCTCGTTACAAGGGGCTTGAAGGTCTTGATTAAGGCTTGA
- a CDS encoding NUDIX hydrolase, translating to MDAMALGREYPRAPLVGVGAVVIRDDEVLLVKRKYEPGKGLWSIPGGLVELGERLRDAVRREILEETGVEVEVGALLDVVDNIVRDEDGRVRFHYVLVDFLAKPLGGSARASGDAEETRWFKRDELRPEELTRTAARLLEKMGFLGG from the coding sequence ATGGATGCCATGGCCTTGGGCAGGGAATATCCGAGGGCCCCGCTCGTGGGGGTCGGCGCGGTCGTAATAAGGGATGACGAAGTCCTATTAGTGAAGCGGAAATACGAGCCCGGCAAGGGGCTTTGGTCAATACCCGGGGGCCTCGTGGAGCTCGGGGAGCGCCTGAGGGATGCCGTGAGGCGGGAGATACTAGAGGAGACCGGGGTGGAGGTGGAGGTGGGGGCGCTGTTGGACGTGGTCGACAACATAGTGAGGGATGAGGATGGGAGAGTCAGGTTCCATTACGTCCTAGTGGATTTTTTGGCCAAGCCCTTGGGGGGATCGGCGAGGGCATCGGGGGATGCGGAGGAAACGAGGTGGTTCAAAAGGGATGAATTGAGGCCCGAGGAATTGACGAGGACGGCCGCGAGGCTCTTGGAGAAGATGGGCTTCTTGGGCGGGTGA
- a CDS encoding DUF4258 domain-containing protein — MTISFTLHALERMKSRGISRSEVLSCLENPDKVIKLGGAIRALNPWLGFCIG; from the coding sequence TTGACGATATCGTTTACGCTACACGCCCTTGAGAGAATGAAATCCCGCGGCATTAGTAGGAGCGAGGTTCTATCCTGCCTTGAAAACCCTGATAAGGTTATAAAACTCGGTGGGGCGATAAGGGCCCTAAATCCTTGGCTAGGCTTTTGTATAGGCTGA